The Methylocaldum marinum genome includes the window ACGAAGTCTCTTGCCGAGTTCTTTGATTTCTTGCTGATTGCCTTGATGAATTCGCTTTATTTGACCGATCTGTTCGTTGGAGAGCGAAAGTTCATCGATATGGCTGAGCATCGCGTCTCCATAGCTTTCGTACGCACGCGTGGCGCCTTCTTGCAAACTTTCCAGATGTTTCCGCAACTTGGTGCCTTGCGCGCCGAACGGGGCTTGCGGCAGGCTTTCGGAAGTGGGCGTTTGCGCCGCTGCGGGCAACGCGCTCGTGGCAATGACCAGAACCGATGCCGCCAGCGAAGCAAAGAGCTTTTTCATGGATGTCCTCGTTATCCCGGCCGATTCCATGCCTTGCGCTGCGAGTTTCCGGATGCGGCCGAATGGCCTCGGGGGGCGATGCTCGGACAGATGGC containing:
- a CDS encoding Spy/CpxP family protein refolding chaperone, whose product is MKKLFASLAASVLVIATSALPAAAQTPTSESLPQAPFGAQGTKLRKHLESLQEGATRAYESYGDAMLSHIDELSLSNEQIGQIKRIHQGNQQEIKELGKRLRESQRSLYKLYLNPANDEDAIRAAASDHVATFDTLVDTALRARAEINAVLTPEQFKRLQALMDER